The Cucumis sativus cultivar 9930 unplaced genomic scaffold, Cucumber_9930_V3 scaffold117, whole genome shotgun sequence genome segment ActataactattttgttcttacattataattaatttatgttatgtatttatcaacttttaattaatttttacttgaaatagatacatcaactcatatcataacttttctcttaaaatctcgggactcaactaattgattcaacattttaataacattattcaatcttactaatttcaaaataacctaattgaatttgaatttcaaaataaccaaattgaatttcaaaatttcaaaattattaatttttagaatttgagaatctcaacgatagattttatattaaaataaccttatctcaaaataattttaatgacttgaatatcaagataattaaattattattttaaaattgaaagaaaagcaCAAAAAGCGCACACGCCCACTCACGTACACACGCACGCGCGCGTATacgcacacacacccacacgcacacgcacaaacGCGCACACGTGGACACTCACACCCACGCACACGtagacacacacacccacGCACACGTGGACACGTGCATACGCACACACGTACGCACTCGCGCACACGCActgcacacacgcacatatgcacaaagatgtataaatgaattaaaattaaaaaataactacaataattgtgtttagaaagacttttaagccatgttcatttgacttaataacgttaattaaattataatttctatcaatattggtttaaaagtgtcgttagtgtaattatttcaatataatgcagtcttatccaattttacgaacaaaaaacaagtcgaatatgTACCAGTAGAggcacactctttgtcataagagatatagcaacgtgtttatgggtcattttgaaaaatggcaaaactactttttcttttaaattttagcaaatagaattttttgcacgtgtgcatgatattttataaaataccaaaatattcaccttctcaaacagtaattatttcgtttctacgttgtaattaatttatgttatgcatttattagcttttaattattttttacctgaaaaagatacatacatcataacttttttcttaatatctcgggactcaactaattgattcaagattttaattttattcaatcttactaatttcaaaataacctaattaaatttcaatttcaaaataacaaaattattatttttcgaaatttgagaatctcaacgatagattttgtatcaaaataactttaattgaatttcaaaattaaaaaatatcaacttgtacACTATCTTtattctcaaaataacattaatgacttgaatatcaagataattgaattattattttaaaattgggagaaattttacattaacaaatatcaacttgttcgcacaCAAGCACACGCGCACACGTGCACaacacacgcacacgcacgcacacacacccatccacacacgcacacgcacgcgcacatatgcacacacgcacaaagatgtgtaaattaattaaagttaaaaaacaaatacattaattatgtgtagaaagagttttaaaccatgttcatttgacttaataacatttattaaattataatttctatcaatattggcttaaaactgtcattcgtgtaattatttcaatataatgcggtcttatccaattttaccaacaaaaaaaaaatcgaataTGGATCAGTAGAtctacactctttgtcataagagacataacaacgtttttaggggtcattttgaaaaatgacaaaactactttttcctttgaattttagcaactagcattttttgcacgtgcatggtattttataaaataccaaaatatcaacattcttcaactgtaattatttcgtttctacattgtaattaatttatgttatgcatttatcagcttttaattatcttttacttgaaatagatatatcaactcatatcataatatttttcttaatatctcgagactcaactaattaattcaacatattaataactttattcaatcatactaatttcaaaataacctaattaaatttgaatttcaaaataacaaaattgaatttcaaaataacaaaattattatttttcgaaatttgagagtctcaacgatagattttgtattaaaataaccttaattgaatttcaaaattaaaaaatatcaacctgttcactatctttatctcaaaataacattaatgcctTGAATAtcatgataattaaattattattttaaaattggaagaaactcaacattaaaaaatattaacttgttcGCACACAAGCATAGAAGCACTgcgcacacacgtacacatGCACACTTACACACACGCGTCCACACGCACACCTACACATAGACACCCACAGACGCacgaacgcacgcacacacacatgcacacgcgcacgcatgcacacacacacacctatCCACACGCgcacaagcacacacacatgcacaaacgcacacacgcgtacgcacaaacgcacacacgtaaacacatacgcacacgcACACAAACACGCACGCGCGagcacacccacacacaccCAAGCACACACGCAATAGCCCGtgcacacacacgcacgcacaaacacatacaaacatgcacacacccacacacacatgcacacggaCACTCGCACGAACACACGCACATACACATACGCACACCTACCTACACGCGCACACGTacacacgcacatatgcataaagatgtataaatgagttaaaatttaaaacaactacattaattgtgtttagaaggacttttaaaccatgttcatttgacttaataacattaattaaactataatttctaccaatattggcttaaaagtgtcattcgtgtaattatttcaatataatgcgattTTATCCAATTCTATTAGCAACAAACATGTCGAATATGAACCAGTAGATATACACtctgtcataagagatatagcaacatttttatgggtcattttgaaaaatggcaaaactattttttttgttaattttagcaaataacattttttgcacgtgcataatattttataaaataccaaaatatccacaTTCTCCAACTAAAATTATCTTGTTtctatattgtaattaatttatattatgcatttatcagcttttaattattttttacctgaaaaagatacataaactcatatcatacttttttcttaatatctcgggactcaactaatggattcaagacttcaactttatttaatcttactaatttcaaaataacctaattgaatttgaatttcaaaataaccaaattgaatttcaaaataacaaaattattatttttcagaatatGATAATCTCAgcaatagattttgtatcaaaataactttaactgaatttcaaaattaaaaaatatcaacttattcactatctttatctcacaataatattaatggcttgaatatcaagataattaaattattgttttaaaattgggagaaactcaacattaaaaaatatcaacttattcacacacaatcacacacgcacacacatacatacactTGCACGCGCGTGCACCcatacacgcacacacacacaaacacacacatgcacacgcacACCAAACCGTACGCACACAAATGCACACGGAAACACGCACACACCTACTCACGTACACATGTATGTGCGCATACACACACCCAAGCACACGTGGACATGCGCACACACgagcgcacacacacacgccTACTAATGGTTCAATTTCATCGATAGTTCCTATTTTTGCTGACAGTTATTTTTTGCCATCGATAGAGGATCTTCCGACAGACCTACCTGACGGTGTGTGTTGACAACTTAATTTCGttagcaaaagaaaagttgattagtttttgaagatttactgACGATATTTTTCATCGACAAAgggtaaatttcttgtagtgcatgtacatcaaacatatcgaatttgttaagtgtaccaatgaagtatataacaagtttattagtggtgtatcaagtgtatcaaacttataagtgaagttctttaagtgtatcaaactaatcaagtgtatcaaggtctcaggggtatcaagtgtatcaagaagaatcaagtgtaacgagaagtattatgtggaacgagaagtattatgtgtatgaagatgtttcaggtgtgtatcaaaaagtatcgagtgtatcaatgaGTACCGAGTGCATGAATTGaatctatcaaatgtatcaagtgtatcagtaagaagtatcaagtgtatcaaggggtattaggtgtatcagacgtgtataaggtgtatcaaatgtacatcaataacgagggtatttgtgacattttacctcttgatgtgtgagttggtctttgtttttgtcattttctcaaataataaagtatgtgttctatggatttaattattataacttattttgccattttcgcaagtgtcccttaattgtaatacatatatatgtgacataatctaatcaaactaactcataaatggacttaatgTATCAAgaggtattaggtgtatcagacgtgtataaggtgtatcaaatgtacatcaataacgagagcatttgtgacattttacctcttgatgtgtgagttggtgtaacgccccaaactcgaaggtattttattttaagagatTTTTTCGATTTGTacaatatttattgttttgaagaaaatatgttgaaggggggggggggggggaaagaagatttgaaaatgtgataatataattattatatattatttatttatattttagttttattatttagtttaaataaaagaaaagaaaaagaaattttattatatatatatttatttatattttagttttatttttattatttaaataaaagaaaagaaaaaagaaaattttccttccttcttcctcccgtGCGTCCTCCATCCCTTTCTCCTTCCCGTACCCTAGCAGCCGCACATCCCTCTCTTCTCCGTTCACCCAGTCGGCCACACAAGCTGCCGgtcgtttcttcttcttctttccggTCGTCTTCCTTTTCTCCTTCGGATCGAAACCGCCGCGCCCATTCGCTCACAACCGCCGTGCCTCTCCGCTCACAACCGTCGTGCCTCCCTCGGAAAGCAAATCGTCGTCCAGATCTGCATCGCCGAGCCGTCTAGGTCCTCGCCGCCGCATGTGCTTCACCCTTGCAGTTCGCCATAACCCAGATCCGTCGCTGCAATCGTCGATCGGTTCGTGAAGCAAGCCGTACGCGTCACCTTGCAGCAGTCGTCCAGATCTGCGTCGTCGTGCCCATTCCTTTCCTCTCCGTTCGTGAAGACCTGCTGCGCAATCTCTGCCTCCGTCGAAGCCAAGCCCAGCCGCCGCCCATTCCTTTCTCCTCCGTTTTCTGCACTGCCGCGCGACTCTCCGACCGCGTCTGTCTTCACCTTCGTGAAGCCGTCGACGCATACATCTCGTGAAGTCATACACGGATCCAAGCCGATCTCTTCCTAAATTACGTGTCCCTCTGCTCGTTGTAAGACGGAGTTACGATTTGAAGccgattttcttttccagtTGAGTCGCATTCAGTGTTGCTCTATTTACAGCCGCTTGATTCGTTCttgattgtcatttttgcCTCGCCGTGAACCATTGGGCTCATATTTGGGTAAGAACAAGTTAtggtttttgttggtttcttggtttttgttgAATGCTGCCATTGGATTTAATTGTTGGCGAAATGCTTAATTCTTGAAGGTACATCTTGATTCAGTGAGCGAATCTTTGATTTTCCAAAAGGTTGAAGTGGACTTGATTTTCCACTTCTTGGATAAGTTGTGGAATTTACATATTGGGTAATTTGAATGgttgaaactatttagaaagatgttgattttatgattgattatgTTTAGGATTTGATTCATTGGATTTAGTAGATTGAACAACTTGCATAAAAgtgaggtaagggattttattttctactggactcacctatGCTTTTAAATTGTAATGTTAGTCACCTCTGATTGAGTAAATGTGTTgagacaatatatatatatacgtatgGATGTAGGTTcggtgttgaatgtatactgtggatgactgaaaatatatatatacacatggattgaagtagacttgatgttgaatgcatattgtgattgtcttggaatatatatatatgtgtgtggatgtAGACAGGACGacaattgtagattgtgtttgtatgagatgcggatgtgaacttgtgattgtcgtttagacTGGGTGTACGTTATactaaagtatgactgtgtgctggtgaactgagaGGCGTTATgactatatagtttgattgactgacgtaTTAGTATGTTACTGACAGACATTGGGctaaagtgagataagttgagtgaaagaactttatattttgaagtagCTGAAAGATGGTACGAAtggattgaggggaaaaattgttagcttttattgggatgtgtgccttgtaggtgtcccacgggatcaccaattattCTGCACCTTCaggagcattagactgatatgtgtttctgcagaacactacactgaaatgtacgtccctcagggcgttagactgaaatgtgcatcctacgggatcacaagactgcgaccgtacagggtgtcccaatagaatgtgggatcacaagactgcgaccGTACAaggtgtcccaatagaatgttaacaatttatttttcccctgacgggaccagtagagggtctcttattgggtatttttatactcacccttcttatgtttaattttcaggcaaaagtaataaaggcggcaaaccggcgaggggcaggaaggaagtgtgattgccataggaaatgtgttattttgcttccgcttattgttttttttaggtttaagACGTTGTATTGAAACTTAgcttacaaacttttatttgtaaatagtactttttttaagtttttggaatatttgaaaatcaggcctgacttaaagttgtttttcaattggcttacatttcattttgtatcaaccaaagtttttgtcaaaaattaacgacctcgacttacctagaaaagttgggtcgttacagttggtctttgtttttgtcactttctcaaataataaagtatgtgttctatggacttaattattataacttattttgccactttcgcaagtgtcccttaattgtaatacatgtatatgtgacataatctaatcaaactaactcataaatggacttaatcgATCTCATGGAccacaaattcttcaattacttgcaaatttggtgagttccttCAAACGGTGGGCGAAGagcttaattttgagagagaggaaaagtcgTGAAGAGTATTTGCGAGAGAGGGGGAACGTCGCCAGAGAGCATTTGCGAGAGAGCTAAAGACAGTGACGATGTGGgatgaagtaaggtttttttcgGTCATTGTTCACAAGTGGGATGAAAGCttcgaattatttgttttaaatcaaaaagcgtatgattgaaggaaaacattgattttttattagggtaatttttaatgacacataATTTATGCCATTATTTACGATGcgaaaattttgtcaagaaaactcaatttgtgtcacaaaaaattttgtatttttatttttaacgacacattttattccctcatatccctttttcttgatttcaagtgtcattaaaacttatatttctaaataaatttattcgacGAAAGTGGCTAGATTGGTGGGTTTGACGGCGAAGGCTTGTTGTGGGAGCAATGACAACAGTGGTTGGAGTGTGGAATCGACGACGGCAAGTGGCAAAAAATTGGAGGGCAAGGGTTCTTCATAACCACTTGGTAGCCCACTTCgaacttttttgaaatttgaggttttttcatttgaaaatgtttttaatgagaaaaaaattgttaattaattacgCAAAAATtggtttgaaataaattaaattgtgtcaatatgattgttttaagaaataatccatatttttattttcaacaacacaATGTACCTCATCtcacctcttttttcttttattttcaacgacACAATGTCttgattaaaatccatttttctagtagtgactgaaaaaaaaactggacaaaatcataatatctttgataattaaatcacCAGTTggtctcttactgggtatttttatactcacccttcttatgtttaattttcaggcaaatgtaataaaggcggcaaaccggcgaggggcaggaaggaagcgtgattgccataggaaatgtgttattttgcttccgcttattgttttttttttaggtttaagACGTTGTATTGAAATTTAgcttacaaacttttatttgtaaatagtactttttttaagtttttggaatatttgaaaatcaggcttgacttaaagttgtttttcaattggcttacatttcattttgtatcaaccaaagtcttttgtcaaaaattaacgacctcgacttacctagaaaagttgggtcgttacagttggtatcagagcctaagtTTTAGGTTCTGTAGACTTACTTACGATGTAAGTCTATGTTTTATGTCCCTTTGCCTAACGCGACCCTTCGTCTCTCGTCAGGTATGCTTTATGcttatatgtatggtttatttgcatgactttgcctaaattaaactagattGCATGACGATAAAGACTTGCTTATGCTTATGATTAAGACTTTTTAAAGAGTGTTGTTGGTGGATAATAGGAATTATGCCGCCAAAGAGAGGTGTACGTAGAGGAGGTCGTAGAGGCCGGGGTAGAGGAGCAGGTCGTAATCAACCTACTGAGGGTCAAGCTGAATAGCGAATTCCTACTGCACCCGTGACTCATGTTGAGTTTGCTGCACTGTCTGCTCACATGGAGCAGAGGTTCACGGAGCTTATGACGGCTATAGCTCAGAACCAGCAGGCACCTGCAGTTCCACTTGCACCTGTGGTTCCCCCTGTAGCAGCAGCTCCACCTGCACCAGCAGCCCCTCCTGCGCAAGGATTGGCTGCACAACAGCCGTAGACATTACCGAACCAACTTTCTGCTGAGGCGAAACATTTGAGGGACTTTAGGAAATATGACCCTCAGACGTTTGATGGGTCACTAGAGGATCCTACTAAAGCTGAGTTGGGGTTGTCCTCTGTggaaatcatatttaattacatgagATGTCCAGAGAAGCATAGAGTTCAGTGTGCTGCTTTTCTTCTGAGGGACAGAGGTATTATCTGGTGGAGAACTACGATGCGTATGCTAGGTGGAGATGTGAGACAGATTACCTGGGATCAGTTTAAAGACTGCTTCTATACCAAGTTTTTCTCGGCTAACCTTAGAGACGCCAAAAGCCAGGAATTCTTGGAATTGAAGCAAGGACATATGACAGTCGAGGAGTACGACCAGGAGTTTGATATGCTGTCGCGTTTTGCCCCTGAACTTGTTGGTAATGAGCAGGCTAAAGCTGATAGGTTCGTCAAAGGATTGAGAGATGAGATTAGAGGCTTTGTGCGAGCACTAAAGCCCACTACCCAGGCTGAAGCGCTGCGCCTGGCAATGGATATGAGCATTGGGAAGGATGAAATTCGGGCAAGGAGTTTTGATAAGGGATCGTCGTCTGGTCAAAAGAGGAAAGCAGAGCAGAGAACTGTGGGAATTCCTTAGAGGAACTTGAGATCAGGCAATCCTTTTTGCAGTTTCCAGCAGAGTTCTGGTGGGGCAGGAGACACTACTCGAGAGAAGCCACTATGCAATACGTGTGGGAAACACCACCTGGGTCGTTGTTTGATGGGAACGAGAGTCTGTTATAAGTGCAAGCAAGAGGGACACATGGCTGATCGATGTCCCTTAAGATCTACTGGGGCTGGACAGAGCAGTCAGGGAGCGAAACCTCCACAGCGGGGTACAATCTTTGCCACTAATAGATCATAAGCACAGAAGGCCTGCACAGTGATGACAGGTACATTACCAGTGTTAGGGCATTTTGCCTTAACCTTGTTTGACTCGGGGTcttctcattcatttatttcatcgcTTTTTGTGACGCATGCATGCTTAGAGATGGAACCCTTAGATTATGTTTTGTCAGTGTCTACACCGTctggagaaattatgttgtctaAGGAAAAGACTAAAGCATGTGAAATTGAGATAGCTGGTCGTGTGCTGGACGTAACCTTGTTGGTATTAGATATGCgtgactttgatgtaattttaggtATGGATTGGCTAGCTACTAATCATGCTAGTATTGATTGCTCTCGTAAAGAGGTTGTGTTCAGTCCCCCTACCGAATCTAGCTTTAAATTCAAGGGGGTAGGAACAGTAGTACTGCCTAAAGTAATCTCAGCTATGAAAGCTAGTAAACTGCTCAACCAGGGTACCTGGAGTATTTTGGCAAGTGTGGTGGATACTAGGGAAGATGAGACTTCCTTAACTTCAGAACCTGTGGTAAGAGAATACCCAGATGTGTTTCCAGAAGATCTTCCAGGACTACCGCCACATAGAGAGATTGATTTTGCCATTGAGTTGGAGCCAGACACTACTCCCATTTCTAGAGCCCCTTATAGGATGGCTCCTGTCGAGTTGAAATAACTGAAGGTACAGTTACAGGAGTTGCTTGACAAAGGCTTTATTCGACCTAGTGTGTCGCCTTGGGGTGCACCAGTAattgtttgtgaagaagaaggatgggtCGATGCGTCTTTGCATTGACTATAGAGAGTTGAATAAAGTAACAATCAAGAACAGATATCCTTTACCTAGAATCGATGATTTGTTCGATCAGTTACAGGGAGCCACGGTGTTCTCTAAGATTGACTTACGGTCAGGTTATCACcagttgaggattagagacCGTGATATTCCTAAGACTGCTTTTCGTTCGAGGTACGGACATTATGAATTCATAGTAATGTCTTTTGGTTTGACTAATGCACCTGCagtatttatggatttgatgaacagggtgtttaaggatttcttagacacttttgtgatagtcttcattgatgatattttggtttattcaAAGACTGAGGCCGAACATGAGGAACACTTACATAAAGTGTTAGAGACTCTTCGAGTCAATAAACTTTATGCTAAATTCTCTAAGTGCGAATTTTGGTTGAAGCAGGTGGCTTTTCTTGGTCATGTGGTTTCCAGTGAGGGAGTTTCTGTAGACCCTGCAAAGATAGAAGCGGTTACCAGTTGGTCTCGACCCTCTACAGTTAGTGAGGTTCGTAGTTTTCTGGGTTTAGCAGGGTACTACCGGAGGTTTGTGGAGGATTTTTCACGTTTGGCTACTCCCTTGACTCAGTTGACAAGGAAGGGAACTCCGTTTGTTTGGAGTCCAGCTTGCGAGGATAGTTTTCAGAACCTTAAGCAAAGGTTAGTTACTGCACCGGTCCTTACAGTACCAGATGGATCCGGAAGTTTTGTGATTTACAGTGATGCTTCCAAGAAAGGACTGGGTTGTGTTTTGATGCAGAAAGGTAAGGTGGTTGCTTATGCCTCTCGTCAGTTGAAGAGTCACGAGCAGAACTACCCCACACATGATTTGGAGTTGGCAGCAGTGGTTTTTGCATTGAAGATATGGAGACATTATTTGTACGGtgaaaagatacaaatctTTACTGACCATAAGAGACCTGAAGTACTTCTTCACTCAGAAGGAGTTGAATATGAGACAGCGAAGGTGGCTCGAGTTGGTAAAGGATTATGACTGTGAGATATTGTACCATCCTGGTAAGGCGAATGTGGTGGCTGATGCTCTTAGTAGAAAAGTATCACATTCGGCAGCACTCATTACTAAACAGGTACCATTACATCGAGACTTGGAGAGAGCTGAGATTGTAGTATCTGTGGGGAGAGTCACCTCACAGTTAGCTCAATTAACGGTGGCAACTGACTCTGAGGCAGAAAGATTGTTGATGCTCAGAGTAATGATCCTTATTTGATGGAAGAGACGTCGCCTTGTTGGAACAGAGCAGACTGATGAGTTCTCCATATCCTCTGATGGTGGATTGATGTTTGAGAGACGTTTGTGTGTGCCAGCGAACAGTGCAGCTAAGATTGACTTACTAGATGAAGCCCataattcttcattttccatGCATCCTGGTAGTACGAAAATGTATCAGGATCTAAAACGATTTTATTGGTGGCGGAATATGAAAAGGGAAGTGGCGGAATTCGTTAGTAAGTGTCTAGTATGTCAGCAGGTTAAGGCACCTAGACAGAAACCAGCAGGTTTGTTACAACCTTTAAGTGTGCCAGAgtggaagtgggagaatgtgtcgatggattttatttcagGGCTGCCTAAGACCCTGAAGGGTTTCACAGTGATTTTTGGTTGTGTAGACAGGCTTACGAAATCGGCACATTTTGTACCAGGGAAATCCACTTATACTACTAGTAAGTGGGCACAGTTGTATTTAACTGAGGTTGTGAGACTGCATGGAGTGCCTGTATCGATTGTTTCTGACAGGGATGCACGgtttacttccaagttttggaagggacTTCAGACTGCTATGGGTACGAGATTAGATTTCAGTACAGCCTTTCATCCACAGACTGATGGTCAAACTGAACGTTTGAACCAAGTTTTAGAGGATATGCTACGAGCTTGTGTTCTAAGAGTTTCCAGGTAGTTGGGACTCTCATCtacatttgatggagtttgcttaTAACAACAGTTTCCAGGCTACCATCGGTATGACACCATTTGAGGCTTTGTATGGTAAATGTTGTAGAACCCCTATTTGTTGGAGTGAGGTTGGTGAACAGAGGTTGATGGGACCTAAATTAGTTCGGTCTACTAATGAGGCTATTCAAAAGATTAGAGCACGTATGCAAACAGCGCAGAGTAGACAAAAGAGTTATGCAGATGTACGGCGAAAAGACCTTAAGTTTGATGTGGGAGAAAAggtattcttgaaggtagcacctatgaagggtgttatgcgttttgagaagaaagggaagttaAGTCCTCGTTTTGTTGGACCATTTGAGATCTTAGAGAGGGTTGGTGTTGTGGCGTATCGCTTGGCATTACCACCATCACTCTCTGCAGTCCAtaatgttttccatgtttcGATGTTGTTGAGGAAGTATGTGGCCGATACATCTCATGTCGTGGACTATGAACCCTTGGAGATTGATGAGCATTTGAGCTATGTAGAACAACCTGTGGAGAT includes the following:
- the LOC116405550 gene encoding uncharacterized protein LOC116405550 — translated: MRMLGGDVRQITWDQFKDCFYTKFFSANLRDAKSQEFLELKQGHMTVEEYDQEFDMLSRFAPELVGNEQAKADRFVKGLRDEIRGFVRALKPTTQAEALRLAMDMSIGKDEIRARSFDKGSSSGQKRKAEQRTVGIP